One Bythopirellula goksoeyrii genomic window, ACCACTACCTGCCAGTAGAATCTACTGTAGTGACTTCTAGCTCACAGCCGAGTGTAACGACCTAAGGTCAGCTGACCTGATTATGTTGAGCGAACGTTTCGCATTGACTAGCTTACTCTCGGCAGGCAAACGGCAAAGGTGGCAACTGCTACAATGTTTACTCCAGGTATTTGGCAAGCGCTGATTGTGGCAATGATCGTCCTGCTACTGTTCGGCACAAGGCTTCCATCAGTGATGCGGTCGCTAGGCGAGGGCATCACCGAATTCAAAAAGGGAATGAAGGGCACCGAATCGGATCCGAACAGTCGTATTGAGGACCAGAGCGAATAGTTTCTGCGCGATTCACTTTACCGATATCCCTGCCAGCTAGTTTCGAGAAAGCCCCTTGGTTTCGAGAGAGCCCTGTAGTTTCTAGAGAAATAGTCACTCACGATGTGCCACGCGTCCCTTCTGTTTGGATTCATCAGCCCCAGCCCCGGCGAAATGATGCTGATCGTCCTGGTGGCCTTGCTGCTGTACGGAGGTGATTTACCCAAGGTCGCGCGTTCGTGGGGAAAATACTTGTCTGAATTTCGCAAAGGACTTTCAGGAATACAGAACGAATTCAATCACGCCATTTACGACGACGAACCTCGCCGCATCAGCTATCACGAATCCGAATACAACAATCCCCAATACGACAGCCCCACCTATAGCGAGCCCGACTACAGTGGCCGCGAATCCGTCGTCAACAGCACTCTCGACAATGTCACAACCTCTGATGATTCAGGCTCTGACGATTCCACATCAGAGCAGGCTACACCTTCAGAAACCCCAGTCGATCGCCCCGAGTGCACCTAGTCACTCTTCTCAAGGCAGGCTAAAATCCAATTTCACCCGGGCGGCTAGCTCAGTTGGTTAGAGCGCTACGTTCACACCGTAGAGGTC contains:
- a CDS encoding Sec-independent protein translocase subunit TatA/TatB, giving the protein MATATMFTPGIWQALIVAMIVLLLFGTRLPSVMRSLGEGITEFKKGMKGTESDPNSRIEDQSE
- a CDS encoding Sec-independent protein translocase subunit TatA/TatB — encoded protein: MCHASLLFGFISPSPGEMMLIVLVALLLYGGDLPKVARSWGKYLSEFRKGLSGIQNEFNHAIYDDEPRRISYHESEYNNPQYDSPTYSEPDYSGRESVVNSTLDNVTTSDDSGSDDSTSEQATPSETPVDRPECT